One Glycine max cultivar Williams 82 chromosome 1, Glycine_max_v4.0, whole genome shotgun sequence genomic window, gtgaataactcatcccttacctctaagcggactcacgtgtcttccgacaacgatagcggcatctctagcgattccctgagattcctctgGTTTCTCCTTCGACTGTTCCGATAGAATTCtcgaacgtcagagagacggagaagagattgcaGCCTCCACTTGTattgtcttcatgcgattcctttttctccctccacgaatattatcttgcaaatcccaacggtgaaagtgtgcgcaattgaatttagaacaacatatccaaatttcatgaaaatccaacggttaacgaaaccgggatcacCGAGACAGTTATGcgtttctgcgggaaaataaaaggctacaatgcgaagggttttcctctaagctcagacatgattttgaaattcccaacggtgagaatgttcggAATTGGATTGCGAACATGCTGctaaaatttcacgacgatccaacggtaaatgagtccgagatcgtcgtttttctgagacagattTGGTGGACTGcgaaaaaaagaaagggttttgagtggagaaaaacgaaaatgaggggaAGAGGAggcacctgacttaacatagctatttatacctagggtactcagcctattatttgctctatatttatttatttatttatttttttactaaaaaactttttaaatttatttacgaaaaattggaATGTTACATAAGTAGCCAATGGAGAAGAAAGAGACAATGCATCAAAGTACAAATTGGCAACCCTGCATGCGGAGTTGATAGATTTGCAGACAAAAAATCAAGTGTTTCAGGGAGGAGAAAAATTCACTGCTTAGGAGTGTTTTGGACCTCAAAGATGCAATGTTCGTGGCTGAAGATGAAAACAGTGTACTACTCCATGAGGTACTAGCTCTAAGCAACCTCAACTTGGTTTATGAGAGCTTTCTCACCCAGAAAGTCATCGAACAAAAAGCTCTTTCTGAACATCTCAGCAGCAATCTTAGCCGTTTAACAGTGACCTCAATCAGGAACTTGGTGTGTTAAGGAAGAAGTTTGAGctgaaagaagaagagagtgtTTATCTGAATGAGGCTACTAAGAGGATGGATAAAGAGCTGCGGGAAATCAAAAATGCAAATTGTCGTTTAAGTCATCAAGTTGAAAATTCAGAGAATCTTCTCAAGAAGAAAGACATAGAGCTGCTAGAAATTGAGACAAGGCTGAAGGCTGCAGAGAAATTGAATGGGGAGTTTTGTAGATATATTGAGGAGCTGAAGATggatcaagaagaatcaagattgatCAGAGAAAACCTAGACAGGCAGATTCTTGAACTATCAGAAAATTGCATGAATCAGAAAAGAGAAATTGAACACTTTAATGAAGAAAATAGAAGCTTTCAGTCCGTGATGAGATCATTACTTCATGAAGTTGAACAACACAAGGTTAGAGAACAAGCACTGAATACAGAGTTGCAAGACAAAACAAATGAATGCCAACTTTGTGAGGCTGAGGCAGCTTCGTTCTATTTGGAGCTTCAGATTTCATCCATTAGTGAAGAACTGCTGAAAGGCAAGGTCACTGAGCTTACTGGAGTTTTCAAGAGACTTGATGATGAAAGTGCTGGAAAAGGCTTGTTGATTGAATAAATGATAGAAAGAATCAGTTTACTGGAAAAGGAAATTAGAGGACAGAAGGGGCAGTTATCTGCATATACTCCAATGATTACTTCTTTGAAAGAGGATTTTGCATCTCTAGAGCGCACTTACTTTCTTTTGACCAATAAAACTTTTGCTGTAGGCAACGGAGAACAGAAGGTATCATCCAGTTTCACCTAGATATCAtgtacttgtattttcttcttcctcttctcttgtCAAAAAAGCTTATGCAGTTcacttatattttctatttatccATGTCTATCATGAATTTTTATCCAGGATGTAGCCATTGAGACTTGTCTCCAAGAAGAACTTAGCTATCAAAGTTTAAAAGGAAGTGAAAGCTCCTTAACACCAGATGGGGTTGCAGATTTGCTGAGCATGCAGACGAGGATTAGAGTAGTTGAAAAGTTTATGATGAAAGAACTTGAAAGACGTGTGAAGAAGGAAAGTTTGACCGCAAATGTCAAAGCAGAAGCTGTAACAGAAATGAATGAGCATTCAAATTTGGAAGTTGGCACATATCCAGAAATTGACGACAGAAAAGTGGTGATGAAAATTAAGAAAGACAACAGCAAACGAGGCCATAATGCATGGAGGACAAAATCTCAGAAAAGGTTAATAATGATAGACATTCCTCTTGATGACTACAAGGATGATCCAGACTTCAACAAGTATGGCAAGAGAGATCACACTAGGATTGATAATCATATGCTTGAGTTATGTGAAACTGATCAGCATGATGTTACTGAAGAAAATAAACAGAATTCTGTTTCACTAGAGGATGTAATTACATGCCATGAGTCAGAAAGATGCCAAAATTACTCTTCAGAATTGGAGACAGAGAAGGAATTAGGGGTTGACAAGCTAGAGTTATGGAAGACTCGAAAAGAGACAACAAGTGAAGATAGCAAGAGGAAAATTCTGGAGAGGCTTGCCTCTGATTCTCAGAGGCTTGCCATTCTTAAAATGACACTGCAAGACTTGAAGAAGAAACCGGAGACACAGAAGAAAAGCAGCAAGGTAAATGAGATTGAGTACGAAACAGTAAAAAGACATATAGAAGATGTTGAGGAAGCTGTCATGAAACAAATAGGCATATATGATCAACTGGCAAAGGATACTGAAGAGTGCACATCCTCATCTTCGGACACAAGCACAATGCAGTTGGAAAAGCAAGGAGGACAAACGCAAAGAAAAAAGCTAACAGAACAAGCTCGAAGAGGTTCTGAACAGATAGGAAGGTTGCAGTTTGAGGTGCAGAACATCCAGTATATTCTGCTCAAACTGGCTGATGTGAAGAACAAcaaatgcaaaaacaaaaactctAGACCAACAGGTGTGTTGCTGAAGGACTTTATTCGCATTGGAAGGAAAAATAGCAGAAGGCGCCGTAAGGGGTGTGTTTGTGGATGTTCAAGGCCTTCAACTAATGAGGACTAAGTCAGATACAGTATGTTGTGAGTACTTTTTTCGTTTGTGATGTTTTCTATAACATTGTTAACATAGCTAGTAAAATTGAAGGTTTGTCATAAGAAATAAGAGATCAATCAGTTTAGGCTTTGATGTAATGATGTTACGTATTCAGCATATAGTGTGGTCGCCTACAATGTGGGTTTTTGTATCCCCCACTACGTATGTTAATCTCCCTCTATGTGGTGCATTAGTTATATTTGTCTAGAAAATCAATATTGGGAGTCACATTGACCCTTTTGCTAATCTTGCCAAGATTGCAACACTGTTTCTGTGTGTTCACCGCCACAACATCTTCAACATGTCCACGATTTGAACCTGGATACACCTGTAacagaaacaaaattataaatgcaATAATTGTAGTTACAAGGTAAAATATTCTACAATTAAATTGGACACGCACAAGGGAAAAACTAAACTGACTATGCACTttagtaaatataataaattgaggAGATGTACAAATAgcaaagggtattttattttattttaaatgtatggGCAAATAGCATTCTTACGTCGAACAGAGATTCTCCTAGTTTTAGATTGATTGCTCCACTCTTGTACACCAGCATTTTGCCCATGTATCCCCTTGGCAAGTCTTTCAAGTGTGTGGGCTCTCCCGACACAGTTGATGTACCAGGCAGATAAGCAGGAATCTTAAAGAAAAACATCCTTTGGTCCTCACTCTTCTCCTGTTACAAAATTATCTATGCATTATATCACAGTTTCTGCTGTGTAATGTTTGTACAATTACTTCTTTATATATGTCATTAATGACTACTAACCAAGATCCGGAGTTCTGCAGCAGAATTCACAGAATTCTCATCATACTCTTCCGCATCATGAATTTCTACCAGAATAAAAGTTCAATACATGACTGTCattgttaaagaaaaattctattaatagttCATCTGTTTATGTATATGAGAGCAAACCTGAATCTCCAAGAGTAGCATTGTAAGAGTTTTCATAATCCTGTAGTTAAAGGTTCAGATGCTTAGACGTATGAGCAAGATACAGATAAGAATAGAACAGATGCGTGATGACAAATTCTCACCCATTGTTCCTTGATTTTCCTGGCAAATGCATTAGAAGCATCATTTTGATCCTCTTGATCCTTAGATGGTGAGCCACTGCTTGTGCCACTATCTACAGATTTGCTTGTGCCATATGTCCCGAGGGAATGTgatgatgaacttccaagacTAAATGCAACTTCCACGCTAGCTGTAAGTTTTGAACACCGAAAATAAGCAGCAAGCaagatgaataaaatattaatcagGAAGGTGAAGGTAATTTCTCTTTGTGAGCAGGCCACACAATCAACTAATGAGGGAGTCCAAGATATATGTTCACACAGTCAAAATGCCGGGCTAGTATTTTCCATGGGACTTCTCTGTTAAACAGAAAAGCTTAACACATTTCATGTAAATGTACTATATCTCGTTTGAAACTATAACCATGCTTTTCCCTTTACACAGATACCAGCTATACTCACCATGCGTAGCAACTGtctttaatttcaaaatcttCAACATTAACCACAATTTTTCTAAAAGCAATGCAACTATCATACGAAATAGGGTGATTAATAATGTTCTACaatgtttttcatattttcaacGATGTCTTTTGGCATGTAAGGTTATGAAAACAAACGACAAATAATGTTTTGCAAAACTAATGAAATTTTACAACCAAAAACTAATGAAAACTTACATTTTCTTTCGACTTTTGGTGAATTGTTGCTGCTCCCTCCAGTACACAGAGCAGTAACATAATCATTCCTTGAATCAAAGATTTACAAACTTAACAAATTTAGTAATTTACATGTCACATAAGAGTGAAAAGGGACAATAGGACATTCTTACGCGCTCATAGTGAAGTTGTTTGTGGAAGAACTCTCTTCTGCCACCACCATTTGCTGTAAATAACTACAAGAGATATCACTCTTGCAGCTGAGGTACTTTAGAGGAACCCACTgcatgaaagaaatatttttcagtCGCTTTTATATTTctacaataaaataacaaatatgcatgaatgaaagaaatacaTGATACCTGCTCTTTAGATGTACTAACAGACTTCTCAGCAGAATTAAGATGATGCACAACTTCATGGATTGGATGCAGGTGCAACTGTAACCAAGAAGAAAAGAAACTCATCCTAAGAAGTAGTTTCAGCAAAAGACTCCCATCCTAATTTATTGGATTTAgtattaaattttcaataaataggACAATAATCTCACATGTTGCATTGGCACACCTAATACAATGTTGTTCAAATAATAGAATGGGAGACATAGTTACCTTATCACCCATAAGAAGCCCAACAGCATATCCAGGTTCAACATATGGTACTGATTTATATGGCTTCCACAAAGTTGAAAAAGTCTGAAGAGAATTGAAAGCAAGATTgtcaaactcgagagtttacgATAATTCGTGGAAATTCTATAAACTCGTAAAAGTTCacttaatctaaaaaaaaatacttacaaataacataataattgaatatttcaagtctaaaataaagcaaaatagcaaattacaataataacGAACAAACCT contains:
- the LOC102669982 gene encoding protein NETWORKED 1A, with the translated sequence MIERISLLEKEIRGQKGQLSAYTPMITSLKEDFASLERTYFLLTNKTFAVGNGEQKDVAIETCLQEELSYQSLKGSESSLTPDGVADLLSMQTRIRVVEKFMMKELERRVKKESLTANVKAEAVTEMNEHSNLEVGTYPEIDDRKVVMKIKKDNSKRGHNAWRTKSQKRLIMIDIPLDDYKDDPDFNKYGKRDHTRIDNHMLELCETDQHDVTEENKQNSVSLEDVITCHESERCQNYSSELETEKELGVDKLELWKTRKETTSEDSKRKILERLASDSQRLAILKMTLQDLKKKPETQKKSSKVNEIEYETVKRHIEDVEEAVMKQIGIYDQLAKDTEECTSSSSDTSTMQLEKQGGQTQRKKLTEQARRGSEQIGRLQFEVQNIQYILLKLADVKNNKCKNKNSRPTGVLLKDFIRIGRKNSRRRRKGCVCGCSRPSTNED
- the LOC100804615 gene encoding uncharacterized protein, with the translated sequence MEAEPKFSESEVVRQIDVFFSPSVGAQTWLYVFRQLSTSPRWRPYSLDEQCQEEVRFNPKHSEFKLDLAIDKEFNQTFSTLWKPYKSVPYVEPGYAVGLLMGDKLHLHPIHEVVHHLNSAEKSVSTSKEQWVPLKYLSCKSDISCSYLQQMVVAEESSSTNNFTMSANDYVTALCTGGSSNNSPKVERKSSVEVAFSLGSSSSHSLGTYGTSKSVDSGTSSGSPSKDQEDQNDASNAFARKIKEQWDYENSYNATLGDSEIHDAEEYDENSVNSAAELRILEKSEDQRMFFFKIPAYLPGTSTVSGEPTHLKDLPRGYMGKMLVYKSGAINLKLGESLFDVYPGSNRGHVEDVVAVNTQKQCCNLGKISKRVNVTPNIDFLDKYN